From a region of the Paenibacillus lutimineralis genome:
- a CDS encoding phosphatidylinositol-specific phospholipase C/glycerophosphodiester phosphodiesterase family protein, translated as MKRKWLYFILLIVILLAIFIGLIFFLNKSNDSSQYNDGFRAHRMIAHAMGGISGQPYTNSYEAFIANYEKGIRVFEADFLLSADNDLIARHEWGESFTKLMGQEDGLKPERYGAIFSTKEFKDAKIMGRYEPLSWDDVLDLMVDYSDMYLVTDTKQIKPEEIDQIFSKIVDGAKQRDPEILTRIVPQIYNHPMWDQIEAIYPFESVIFTLYQTHESDDEVLQFAKEKGLAAITMSEARANKNLVSKLNKLGIPSYVHTINDVEKMQKFKNMGVYGFYTDFLAEADGDLSWWRNYLGL; from the coding sequence ATGAAAAGAAAATGGCTATATTTCATATTATTAATCGTTATACTTCTCGCAATATTCATTGGCTTAATCTTCTTTTTGAACAAGTCAAACGACTCGTCGCAGTACAATGATGGTTTCAGGGCTCACCGTATGATTGCTCATGCGATGGGCGGGATCAGTGGACAGCCGTATACGAACAGCTATGAAGCTTTTATCGCCAATTATGAGAAAGGAATACGCGTATTCGAGGCCGATTTCCTGCTGAGCGCGGATAATGATCTGATTGCCCGTCATGAATGGGGGGAGAGCTTCACCAAATTGATGGGGCAAGAGGATGGACTAAAGCCGGAGCGTTATGGAGCTATATTCTCCACTAAGGAGTTCAAGGACGCGAAGATTATGGGCCGGTATGAGCCGCTGTCTTGGGATGATGTTCTCGATCTAATGGTTGACTATTCCGATATGTACCTCGTAACGGATACGAAGCAGATTAAGCCGGAGGAGATTGACCAAATTTTCTCCAAAATCGTAGATGGCGCCAAGCAGCGTGACCCGGAGATTCTGACGAGAATTGTACCGCAGATCTATAATCATCCCATGTGGGATCAGATCGAAGCGATTTATCCGTTTGAATCGGTGATTTTCACCTTGTATCAGACCCATGAATCCGATGATGAAGTACTGCAGTTTGCCAAAGAAAAGGGATTGGCAGCGATTACGATGTCGGAGGCCCGGGCGAACAAGAACCTGGTCTCGAAGTTGAACAAGCTGGGAATACCTTCTTATGTCCATACCATTAATGATGTGGAGAAGATGCAGAAATTTAAGAATATGGGCGTATATGGCTTCTACACTGATTTTCTGGCCGAGGCTGACGGCGATC
- a CDS encoding undecaprenyl-phosphate glucose phosphotransferase produces MIRKNQRFLAQLYSLVDFLCIQISFLLAWWLKFKSGWMDFDGALPVEIYAFWSLVYGAIAIVTGVLVSLYTPKRKKRFSDEVLKLIQVHMTSLFVLLSIMFFVKQVDISRDYLALYISFDLLLIMLYRYFLKQSLKHFRKKGFNKQFVLIIGAGSLGCKFYENLRQYPELGYEVIGFLDDHRTFTPEELKQYKPVLGAVDELEKILRKKMIDEVVLALPLYAHPKYAKIISICEKAGVRALIIPDFFDFLPARPYFDNFAGMPMINVRDIPLDLTGNRLVKRMFDIVFSSFAIIVTSPIMLLVAIGIKLTSKGPIIFKQERVGLNRRKFSMYKFRSMKDLPEGVTDTGWTTENDPRRTKFGAFLRKTSLDELPQFFNVLTGQMSVVGPRPERPYFVEQFREEVPKYMVKHHVRPGITGYAQANGLRGDTSIEDRIEHDIFYIENWSILLDIKIIFKTVLQGFVNKNAY; encoded by the coding sequence ATGATCCGCAAGAATCAGCGCTTTTTAGCACAGCTATATAGCTTGGTCGATTTCTTATGCATCCAGATATCCTTCTTACTTGCTTGGTGGCTGAAGTTCAAGAGCGGATGGATGGATTTTGATGGCGCACTCCCGGTTGAAATCTACGCTTTTTGGAGTCTTGTCTATGGTGCAATTGCGATCGTGACCGGTGTTCTAGTATCGCTTTATACACCTAAGCGTAAAAAACGCTTCTCCGACGAAGTTCTCAAATTGATTCAGGTCCATATGACGAGTCTGTTCGTCCTGCTCAGTATTATGTTCTTTGTGAAGCAGGTCGATATTTCTCGGGATTACTTGGCCCTCTATATAAGTTTTGATCTGTTGCTGATTATGCTTTACCGCTATTTTCTCAAGCAATCCCTTAAGCATTTCCGCAAAAAGGGCTTCAACAAGCAGTTTGTGCTCATTATTGGGGCAGGTTCATTAGGATGCAAGTTTTACGAGAATCTAAGGCAGTATCCAGAGCTCGGGTATGAAGTGATCGGATTCCTGGATGACCATCGTACCTTTACGCCGGAGGAACTTAAACAATACAAACCAGTCCTGGGTGCGGTGGACGAACTGGAGAAGATTTTACGAAAAAAAATGATCGATGAAGTTGTTCTGGCATTGCCGCTATATGCACATCCCAAATATGCCAAGATTATATCGATTTGTGAGAAGGCTGGGGTCAGAGCGCTGATCATTCCTGACTTCTTTGACTTCTTGCCAGCACGGCCTTATTTTGATAACTTTGCTGGCATGCCGATGATTAATGTGCGCGACATTCCACTCGATCTGACCGGAAATCGTCTAGTGAAGCGGATGTTCGATATCGTATTCTCCTCATTCGCCATCATTGTTACATCGCCGATCATGCTGCTAGTCGCTATAGGCATCAAATTAACCTCTAAGGGACCCATTATTTTTAAGCAGGAGCGGGTGGGGTTGAACCGTCGTAAATTCTCCATGTACAAATTCCGTTCGATGAAGGATTTGCCGGAGGGGGTAACGGATACGGGCTGGACGACGGAAAATGACCCAAGACGGACGAAGTTCGGTGCATTTCTGCGTAAGACGAGTCTGGATGAGCTTCCACAGTTTTTTAATGTACTAACTGGCCAGATGAGCGTCGTTGGACCAAGACCGGAGCGACCTTACTTTGTGGAGCAGTTCCGTGAAGAGGTTCCGAAATACATGGTGAAGCACCATGTTCGTCCCGGTATTACCGGGTACGCTCAAGCTAATGGGCTGCGCGGGGACACGTCGATTGAGGATCGGATTGAGCATGACATTTTCTATATAGAAAATTGGTCGATTTTGCTGGATATCAAAATTATATTCAAGACTGTTCTACAAGGATTTGTAAACAAAAACGCTTATTAA
- a CDS encoding glycosyltransferase family 2 protein: protein MDLSVLIVNFNTCRLTLDCLQSVYDSETGYSYEVIVVDNASADDSVEKIMEQYPQVRMIANEENTGFAKANNQAMEAAAGRYILLLNSDTIVQPDTLQTMMAFMDENPKVGASGCKVILPDGSLDKACRRGFPTPSASFYYAFGFSKLFPDRPRFNQYQLGYLDPNESYSIDCLVGAFMLVRRETLQQVGGLDETFFMYGEDVDWCYRIKQAGWDIWYHPVTYIVHYKGASSRRKPFKIIYEFHHSMWIFHRKHYVRQYSWFTNTAVFCGIAVKFTLSLAKNKLIPRGRGKDTSPGTGSRPSANDSKLEVRS, encoded by the coding sequence ATGGATTTGAGTGTGTTGATCGTGAATTTTAATACCTGCCGGCTAACGTTGGATTGTCTGCAGTCGGTGTATGATTCTGAGACGGGTTATTCGTATGAGGTGATTGTGGTAGATAATGCCTCGGCGGATGACTCGGTAGAGAAGATTATGGAGCAGTATCCGCAGGTGCGGATGATTGCGAACGAAGAGAATACGGGCTTTGCTAAGGCTAACAATCAGGCGATGGAAGCTGCCGCTGGCCGTTACATATTATTGCTGAATTCCGATACGATTGTGCAGCCGGATACGCTGCAGACGATGATGGCCTTCATGGATGAGAATCCGAAGGTCGGAGCCTCAGGCTGCAAAGTGATTCTTCCGGACGGCTCCTTAGATAAGGCATGTCGGCGGGGATTTCCGACGCCATCCGCTTCTTTTTACTATGCCTTTGGTTTCTCGAAGCTGTTCCCGGATCGACCGCGGTTTAATCAGTATCAACTCGGTTATCTTGATCCGAATGAGAGCTATAGCATCGATTGTCTGGTCGGAGCCTTCATGCTGGTACGGCGTGAGACACTACAGCAGGTAGGTGGTCTGGACGAGACATTCTTTATGTATGGAGAAGATGTGGACTGGTGTTACAGGATCAAGCAAGCAGGTTGGGACATTTGGTACCATCCAGTCACATACATTGTTCACTATAAGGGAGCGAGCAGCCGACGCAAGCCGTTCAAGATTATATATGAATTTCACCATTCGATGTGGATCTTTCATCGCAAACATTATGTGAGGCAATATTCATGGTTTACGAACACGGCTGTCTTTTGTGGGATTGCTGTCAAATTCACGTTATCATTAGCGAAAAATAAATTAATCCCCCGAGGACGGGGCAAGGATACAAGTCCGGGGACAGGTAGCCGTCCGTCTGCTAACGATTCCAAACTGGAGGTGAGGTCATGA
- a CDS encoding acyltransferase, which translates to MKKAKLEEIEILRGIAFLAVVFQHIIAGIFYQPGLSPLTLNVATTFLGLIRFAVPLFVFITGVVLFYNYDAKVNYKDFLFKRFKHVTVPYLVWTVFYYAWVGFLSGMEATSTQNQLLDIIQLAFTGKAAYHLWFMVMIIPFYLLFPFFKLLISKNRKWMINLVVVTTIFVINLFLVYALSKGMITNNNPNLGFIFNYLDRNFLFWVFYFILGGFVGLYYDHWKIFVRKTWVRVLSLLLLGICMYDICSKIVRINNGVTDNPYLFSANVTAPLKPLMMITILLLLLLVFVLAEKIAANRSYSANLLRSFGKYSFGAYLIHVFVLKIVNNLVISYLSVLGVFMQTVISLVLCSLLSLILCIAISRTKSSVGEVLVGR; encoded by the coding sequence TTGAAAAAAGCAAAATTAGAAGAGATTGAGATTTTAAGAGGCATTGCGTTTTTAGCAGTTGTTTTCCAGCATATTATTGCAGGTATATTTTATCAACCGGGTCTCAGCCCTCTGACATTAAACGTTGCTACAACTTTTCTCGGTTTGATCCGATTTGCAGTTCCATTATTCGTGTTCATTACCGGAGTTGTGCTGTTCTATAATTATGATGCTAAAGTAAACTACAAGGATTTCCTGTTTAAAAGATTCAAACATGTCACTGTCCCTTATTTGGTCTGGACTGTTTTTTACTACGCCTGGGTTGGCTTTTTAAGCGGGATGGAAGCAACAAGCACACAAAATCAATTGCTTGATATCATCCAGCTTGCCTTTACTGGAAAAGCTGCCTACCATTTGTGGTTCATGGTCATGATTATTCCGTTTTACCTGCTGTTTCCGTTCTTTAAGCTCCTGATTTCAAAAAATAGAAAATGGATGATTAACCTAGTGGTAGTTACAACCATATTTGTGATTAACCTATTCCTTGTGTACGCTCTTTCTAAAGGTATGATAACGAATAATAACCCTAATCTTGGATTCATTTTTAATTATTTGGACCGCAATTTTCTGTTCTGGGTATTTTATTTCATACTAGGTGGATTTGTAGGCTTATACTATGACCATTGGAAGATCTTCGTACGAAAAACCTGGGTAAGGGTGTTAAGCTTATTGCTATTGGGAATTTGCATGTATGATATCTGCTCAAAAATTGTTAGGATCAATAACGGAGTAACCGATAATCCTTATCTGTTTAGCGCGAACGTAACAGCACCGCTGAAGCCGCTCATGATGATCACGATCCTGCTATTACTCTTGCTAGTATTCGTATTAGCGGAAAAAATCGCAGCAAACCGGAGTTACTCCGCCAATTTGTTAAGATCCTTCGGAAAATATTCTTTTGGTGCCTATCTCATCCACGTCTTTGTTTTGAAGATAGTAAACAATCTGGTCATCAGTTATTTGAGCGTATTAGGAGTCTTCATGCAGACAGTCATATCCCTCGTATTGTGTTCGCTATTAAGCTTGATTTTGTGTATAGCGATCAGCAGAACGAAGAGCTCGGTGGGCGAGGTGCTGGTGGGGAGGTAA
- a CDS encoding glycosyltransferase family 2 protein, whose protein sequence is MIPTISVQIVSFNSSEDILECLNAVMQQSYYIEQVLVIDNASSDDTVSKVRDLARQFSERVQIIENVHNTGFAPAHNQGIHLTNTDYVLVLNPDVVLDSTYVERLVSYMERYPETGSATGRLMLQDPPEMIDSTGLVMNKIWRAFDRGAEEPVHQWMESTEVFGVSGAAALYSRKMIEDISIHGEFFDADFFAYKEDVDVAWRAGQLGWKAYYCAEAVGVHKRGWKKGGRGSKSLFIRRHSFINRYKMMYKNLSGYRWLRNLPQLLAYEVAVHGYMLLREPKVLGAWIGFWRQLPGLREKRREFRRKLFDKKGY, encoded by the coding sequence ATGATCCCAACAATCAGTGTACAGATCGTCAGCTTCAATAGTTCGGAGGATATTCTGGAATGCTTGAATGCAGTTATGCAGCAGAGCTATTATATTGAACAAGTTTTGGTCATCGATAATGCTTCATCAGATGATACTGTATCCAAAGTGCGTGACCTGGCGAGACAATTTAGTGAACGAGTTCAAATTATAGAAAATGTCCACAATACAGGATTTGCACCTGCACATAATCAAGGAATTCATCTCACCAATACAGATTATGTACTTGTGCTTAACCCCGATGTTGTTCTCGATAGTACATATGTTGAACGTTTAGTAAGTTATATGGAACGCTATCCCGAGACCGGAAGCGCGACAGGCAGGCTCATGCTGCAAGATCCCCCAGAGATGATAGACAGCACAGGATTGGTGATGAATAAAATTTGGAGAGCCTTTGATCGTGGAGCGGAAGAGCCTGTTCACCAATGGATGGAATCAACTGAGGTTTTTGGTGTATCGGGAGCAGCTGCATTGTATTCGAGAAAAATGATCGAGGACATTTCTATTCATGGCGAATTTTTTGATGCGGATTTTTTTGCCTATAAGGAAGATGTCGATGTTGCATGGAGGGCGGGACAACTTGGCTGGAAGGCTTATTATTGTGCTGAGGCGGTTGGAGTCCATAAACGTGGTTGGAAAAAGGGAGGAAGAGGGTCAAAATCTCTCTTCATACGCAGGCATTCATTTATAAATCGATACAAAATGATGTATAAAAACTTGTCAGGATACCGCTGGCTGAGAAACCTGCCGCAGTTGTTAGCATATGAAGTGGCGGTTCACGGATACATGTTACTGAGAGAACCGAAAGTGCTTGGTGCTTGGATCGGATTTTGGAGGCAATTGCCTGGTTTACGTGAAAAACGGAGGGAGTTCCGTCGGAAGCTCTTTGATAAGAAGGGATACTAG
- the rfbD gene encoding dTDP-4-dehydrorhamnose reductase, with the protein MRILVTGANGQLGQDLVKILEQASHTVIPYDRDTLDITDQAASLEEVQNSKPDAIIHCAAYTAVDQAESDIDNAYAVNTAGTRNMVVAAEHIGAKFCYISTDYVFDGTATAPYHEYDNTNPQSIYGKSKRAGEELVKSLSSKYFIVRTSWVYGLHGNNFVKTMLRLGSERPEISVVHDQKGSPTYTVDLSRFLLELVSTEKYGIYHVSNSGECTWYEFAQAIFAEANSQGGSYNVEVNPCTTEDFPRPAPRPRNSVMEHLSIRTNGFQDIRPWREGLHAFIKELQSSDNE; encoded by the coding sequence ATGAGAATACTGGTAACGGGAGCAAATGGGCAGCTTGGCCAGGATCTGGTGAAAATTCTGGAGCAAGCTAGCCACACTGTTATACCTTACGATCGAGATACTCTAGACATAACAGATCAGGCAGCTAGCTTGGAGGAAGTACAGAATTCCAAACCGGATGCAATTATCCATTGCGCTGCATATACAGCAGTGGATCAGGCTGAAAGCGACATTGATAATGCGTATGCAGTAAATACGGCAGGCACTAGAAATATGGTAGTAGCTGCTGAACACATTGGTGCTAAATTCTGCTATATCAGCACAGATTATGTTTTTGATGGTACAGCTACAGCACCATACCATGAATACGACAATACGAATCCACAAAGCATCTACGGTAAGTCCAAAAGGGCAGGAGAAGAGTTAGTTAAAAGTTTGTCCTCTAAGTACTTTATTGTTAGGACTTCATGGGTTTACGGACTTCATGGTAACAACTTTGTTAAGACGATGTTACGCTTAGGCTCTGAAAGACCTGAGATCAGCGTAGTTCATGATCAGAAGGGTTCTCCAACATATACAGTTGATTTATCACGTTTTTTATTAGAATTAGTAAGTACCGAAAAATATGGCATTTACCATGTCTCCAATTCCGGCGAATGTACCTGGTATGAATTTGCTCAAGCAATCTTTGCAGAGGCTAATTCTCAAGGCGGGTCTTATAATGTTGAGGTGAATCCTTGTACTACGGAAGATTTTCCAAGACCAGCACCTAGACCACGTAATTCAGTGATGGAGCATCTATCCATTCGTACGAATGGGTTTCAGGATATCCGACCATGGCGGGAAGGGCTTCACGCTTTCATAAAGGAATTGCAATCTAGTGACAATGAATAG
- the rfbB gene encoding dTDP-glucose 4,6-dehydratase — MKLLVTGGAGFIGSNFVLYMLKQHPGYQIINVDALTYAGNLENLKSIESNPNHTFVKADITDVQKMNELIGQDVDAVVNFAAESHVDRSILEPDVFVRTNVLGTQVLLDAAKKHNVTKFVQVSTDEVYGSLGEIGLFTEDTPLQPNSPYSASKAGGDLLVRAYHETFGLSVNITRCSNNYGPYQFPEKLIPLMISKALADEQLPIYGDGLNIRDWLYVEDHCSAIDLVLHKGRNGEVYNIGGNNERTNVHIVTTILEQLGKSKSLITYVKDRPGHDRRYGIDPTKTMTELGWKPKHSFETGIKETIAWYLRNKEWWTRIQSGAYQEYYVKQYGERLGDHK, encoded by the coding sequence ATGAAACTGCTCGTCACAGGCGGTGCCGGATTCATCGGCAGCAACTTCGTATTATATATGTTGAAGCAACATCCTGGATATCAAATTATCAATGTAGATGCTCTTACTTATGCTGGTAATTTAGAAAACCTGAAATCGATTGAGAGTAATCCCAATCATACTTTTGTCAAAGCGGACATTACTGATGTCCAAAAGATGAATGAGCTCATCGGTCAAGATGTCGATGCTGTAGTAAACTTCGCTGCGGAGTCTCATGTAGACCGCAGTATTCTGGAGCCGGACGTTTTTGTTAGAACTAACGTTCTGGGTACCCAGGTTCTACTTGATGCTGCCAAAAAGCATAACGTTACAAAATTCGTTCAAGTATCTACGGATGAAGTGTATGGCTCGCTGGGGGAAATAGGGTTATTTACGGAAGATACTCCACTTCAGCCCAACAGCCCATATTCAGCCAGTAAAGCAGGCGGCGATTTGCTGGTTCGTGCATACCATGAGACATTTGGATTGTCTGTAAATATTACACGATGCTCAAATAACTATGGACCGTACCAGTTCCCGGAAAAGCTGATCCCACTTATGATTTCAAAAGCCTTGGCAGATGAGCAGCTCCCAATATACGGAGATGGCCTTAACATTCGTGACTGGCTGTATGTTGAGGATCACTGTAGTGCGATTGATCTTGTGCTTCATAAGGGACGCAATGGTGAAGTTTACAATATCGGTGGAAATAATGAACGAACGAATGTGCATATCGTTACAACAATTTTGGAGCAGCTCGGTAAGTCTAAATCGTTGATTACTTATGTGAAGGACCGGCCTGGTCATGACCGTCGCTATGGTATTGACCCGACGAAGACGATGACGGAGCTCGGCTGGAAGCCGAAGCATTCCTTTGAGACTGGTATTAAGGAGACCATAGCTTGGTACCTGAGAAATAAAGAGTGGTGGACTCGTATTCAATCGGGTGCGTATCAGGAATACTACGTGAAGCAATATGGTGAACGATTAGGTGATCACAAATGA
- the rfbC gene encoding dTDP-4-dehydrorhamnose 3,5-epimerase: MKLTSLKLRDAALLEPVVHGDHRGFFMESYNKAVMQQLGIKYNFIQDNQSLSAEAGVLRGLHYQLNPKAQTKLIRVLTGAIYDVILDVRKSSPTFGQWVAVILSESNKRQLLIPKGFAHGFCTLVPNTQVLYKVDEYYSPENDRGILWNDPALAIDWPVSEPLLSDKDRRHPTLAEAELNFD, from the coding sequence ATGAAACTGACCTCGTTAAAGCTGCGAGATGCAGCATTACTCGAACCGGTGGTACATGGGGATCACCGGGGTTTTTTTATGGAGAGTTATAATAAAGCAGTGATGCAGCAACTAGGAATTAAATATAACTTTATTCAAGATAATCAATCCCTATCTGCTGAGGCTGGAGTTTTACGTGGATTACACTATCAATTAAACCCTAAAGCACAGACGAAGCTAATCCGAGTGCTTACCGGTGCTATTTATGATGTGATCTTGGATGTTCGGAAAAGTTCACCTACATTCGGACAATGGGTAGCTGTCATCCTTAGCGAATCTAACAAACGGCAGTTGTTGATTCCTAAAGGATTCGCTCATGGCTTCTGTACCCTAGTACCAAATACCCAAGTTCTCTATAAAGTGGACGAATACTATTCCCCGGAGAATGATCGTGGCATATTATGGAATGATCCTGCACTTGCCATTGATTGGCCTGTAAGTGAGCCGTTACTCTCGGACAAGGATCGTCGTCATCCGACACTTGCGGAAGCGGAATTGAATTTCGACTAG
- a CDS encoding sugar phosphate nucleotidyltransferase — MKAIILAGGTGTRLYPLTKVTNKHLLPVGKYPMIFHAVHKLKQTGLTDILIVTGKEHMGDVVSLLGSGSEIGVSFTYKVQDEAGGIAQALGLAEQFAGNDQMVVILGDNVFADNISPYVEHFQNQSSGAKILIQKVSDPSRFGVPELEGNRIISIEEKPRKPKSSYAVTGIYMFDHQVFEIIRSLKPSARGELEITDVINAYIERGELTFDVLRGWWTDAGTHASLARANELAKDLNLGEEFGRLKL; from the coding sequence ATGAAAGCCATCATCCTAGCCGGTGGGACCGGCACACGCCTATATCCTTTAACGAAAGTAACCAATAAGCACCTTCTTCCTGTGGGCAAGTACCCAATGATCTTTCATGCTGTGCATAAGCTAAAGCAAACGGGCCTCACTGATATCCTTATCGTCACTGGTAAAGAGCATATGGGTGATGTTGTAAGCTTATTAGGTAGTGGAAGTGAGATCGGAGTTTCTTTCACTTACAAGGTTCAGGATGAAGCTGGAGGCATTGCCCAAGCTCTTGGATTAGCTGAACAGTTTGCAGGCAATGATCAGATGGTGGTTATCTTGGGAGACAACGTTTTTGCTGATAACATATCGCCTTATGTGGAGCACTTTCAGAATCAGTCCTCTGGGGCTAAAATTCTTATACAGAAGGTCTCTGATCCGTCTCGTTTCGGTGTTCCTGAACTTGAAGGAAATCGGATCATTTCCATTGAAGAGAAGCCAAGGAAACCTAAGTCGAGCTATGCAGTAACTGGTATCTATATGTTTGACCATCAAGTTTTTGAAATAATTCGCAGTCTAAAACCGTCTGCTCGTGGCGAACTGGAAATCACAGACGTAATTAATGCGTATATTGAACGAGGAGAACTCACTTTTGACGTGCTACGAGGCTGGTGGACAGATGCAGGTACACATGCTTCGTTAGCCAGAGCCAATGAATTGGCCAAGGATTTGAACCTTGGCGAAGAGTTTGGCCGACTCAAGCTATAG